Proteins from a genomic interval of Shewanella seohaensis:
- a CDS encoding NAD(P)H-hydrate dehydratase — MAQDLSSLPTALYTQQQVRAAELLAVSEGETTLYQLVERAGRAAFECFTQQRERHPQLEGMPLLVLAGSGNNGADALVCARLALEAGHQVKVYLLKTQGTAEFEQALSAYLNQGGVIDSPNIEAILQAPVIIDGLLGTGVKGAVREDIAALIHAVNQSEAWVLSLDLPSGIVADTGVVAQVAVMADVTLCFGGLKQGLLTSKARHHCGHLAFADLGLTPFFDTESATRVGGEMLKSHFAARARDSHKGQSGKVTLIGGDFGMAGAIRLASEACLRAGAGLVTVISRPEHQLTVNVSRPELMFWGCELVDMEVYLRLGWAQVVVLGPGLGKHDWGYNLFKAAGLSDKPCVLDADALNLLSQEPRRQTNWVLTPHPGEAARLLGCSVADIEQDRFAAVRALQQKYGGVVLLKGAGTVIFDGKQMVVAPVGNPGLASGGCGDVLSGIIGALMAQGMDNMQATVVGVVVHGCAADLAAVQGERGMLASDLMPFIRQLVNSDLL; from the coding sequence ATGGCACAAGATTTATCGAGTTTACCCACGGCGCTTTATACGCAGCAGCAGGTGAGAGCCGCCGAATTGCTCGCTGTTTCAGAAGGGGAAACCACTTTATATCAATTAGTTGAACGTGCTGGTCGAGCAGCATTTGAGTGCTTTACTCAGCAGCGTGAACGGCATCCTCAGCTTGAAGGAATGCCTTTACTGGTATTGGCGGGCAGCGGCAATAATGGCGCCGATGCGCTAGTCTGCGCGCGCCTAGCCTTAGAAGCAGGGCATCAGGTCAAGGTGTACTTGCTCAAGACCCAAGGCACTGCTGAATTCGAGCAGGCACTTTCTGCCTATCTAAACCAGGGCGGTGTTATCGATTCCCCAAATATCGAAGCGATACTGCAGGCGCCAGTCATTATCGATGGTTTACTGGGCACGGGAGTTAAGGGCGCCGTGCGTGAGGATATTGCTGCACTGATCCATGCCGTCAATCAGAGTGAGGCTTGGGTGCTGAGTTTAGATCTGCCCTCGGGGATCGTTGCCGATACTGGCGTTGTCGCTCAGGTCGCCGTGATGGCGGATGTCACTCTGTGCTTTGGTGGATTAAAACAGGGGCTTTTGACCAGCAAGGCGAGACACCACTGCGGCCATTTAGCCTTTGCCGATCTGGGATTAACGCCTTTCTTCGATACTGAGAGTGCAACGCGAGTCGGCGGTGAAATGTTAAAAAGCCATTTTGCCGCAAGAGCACGGGACAGCCACAAGGGGCAATCGGGTAAGGTAACGCTGATCGGTGGTGACTTTGGTATGGCTGGAGCCATTCGCCTCGCCAGTGAAGCTTGTTTACGTGCGGGCGCCGGATTGGTGACTGTGATCAGCAGGCCTGAGCATCAACTGACAGTAAACGTCTCGCGCCCCGAATTGATGTTTTGGGGCTGTGAACTGGTCGATATGGAAGTCTATCTGCGCCTAGGTTGGGCACAGGTGGTGGTACTTGGCCCCGGTTTAGGAAAACACGACTGGGGTTATAACTTGTTTAAAGCCGCGGGCTTAAGCGATAAACCCTGTGTGCTCGATGCCGATGCCCTGAATCTGCTCAGCCAAGAACCGCGCAGGCAAACTAACTGGGTACTCACGCCTCATCCCGGGGAAGCTGCGCGGCTCTTGGGATGCAGTGTCGCCGACATTGAGCAGGATAGATTTGCTGCCGTGCGTGCTCTGCAGCAAAAATATGGTGGCGTGGTGCTGCTCAAAGGCGCGGGCACTGTCATTTTTGATGGAAAACAGATGGTCGTGGCACCTGTTGGTAATCCTGGGCTTGCGAGTGGTGGGTGCGGCGATGTGTTATCTGGTATTATAGGCGCACTTATGGCTCAAGGAATGGATAACATGCAGGCGACCGTTGTTGGGGTTGTCGTTCATGGCTGCGCGGCGGATCTGGCTGCAGTGCAGGGTGAACGGGGTATGTTAGCCAGCGATTTGATGCCTTTTATTCGCCAATTAGTAAATAGTGATTTACTCTAG